In a genomic window of Sulfurisphaera tokodaii str. 7:
- a CDS encoding ABC transporter permease, whose product MKVSKIFIIAVVAYLIINIGIYAYSANKGTLKALHYHNTVLVPYVLFSTFSITASFVALGIYFIYKNSLMRNALKSKVAFGALIIIFAYYTWSIFEGLLQYASHQILYFPLAYKFLPYNPFQFNFTASLLPPSIHHPFGTNYNGEDILSRILYAAPSDAEISTVVVISAIIIGGLIGMFAGYFGGWVDEVLMRITDVFLAIPGLILVIAVAVLLGSSFTSAMIGLMIPWWATYARLFRSQTLVVKNMGYVDMAKLMGFRSFRIIFKHVFHNVIDPILSYAALDFGNVILTYASLTFLGIGLQGINQPEWGAMVSDGLQYLPHVWWWSLFPSIIILVLVASFVILGDRLQDVIAGRVTY is encoded by the coding sequence ATGAAAGTAAGTAAAATATTTATAATTGCAGTTGTTGCTTATCTTATAATTAATATAGGTATTTATGCGTATTCAGCAAATAAAGGAACCTTAAAAGCCTTACATTATCATAACACTGTGTTAGTGCCTTATGTACTATTTTCTACATTCAGCATAACCGCCTCTTTTGTAGCTTTAGGAATTTATTTTATATATAAGAATAGCTTAATGAGAAACGCGCTAAAAAGTAAAGTAGCATTTGGTGCGTTAATAATAATCTTCGCTTACTATACATGGTCTATATTTGAGGGGCTTTTGCAATATGCTTCTCATCAAATTCTATATTTTCCGTTAGCATACAAGTTCCTACCATATAATCCATTCCAATTTAATTTCACAGCATCATTATTACCGCCATCAATTCATCATCCTTTCGGAACGAATTATAATGGTGAAGACATTCTGAGTAGAATCTTATACGCTGCCCCCTCAGATGCAGAAATATCAACTGTAGTTGTAATTTCAGCAATTATAATTGGAGGTTTAATAGGAATGTTTGCTGGGTATTTTGGAGGATGGGTTGATGAAGTGTTGATGAGAATTACAGATGTATTCTTAGCAATACCCGGTCTAATACTGGTTATTGCTGTTGCAGTTCTTTTGGGATCTAGTTTTACTAGTGCAATGATTGGATTAATGATACCTTGGTGGGCAACATATGCAAGATTATTTAGAAGTCAAACTTTAGTAGTTAAGAACATGGGTTATGTTGATATGGCAAAATTAATGGGGTTTAGAAGTTTTAGAATAATTTTCAAACATGTGTTCCATAACGTTATAGATCCTATCCTATCTTATGCTGCGTTAGACTTTGGCAACGTAATTTTAACTTATGCAAGCTTAACCTTTTTAGGAATAGGACTACAAGGTATTAATCAGCCAGAGTGGGGTGCAATGGTATCTGATGGTTTACAGTACTTACCGCATGTATGGTGGTGGTCTTTATTTCCCTCCATTATCATTTTAGTTTTGGTAGCGTCATTCGTAATTTTGGGTGATAGATTACAAGATGTAATTGCAGGGAGGGTTACATATTGA
- a CDS encoding ABC transporter permease subunit — MMKTWLIRRVIMSIVTILATIIFTWALLEFSPTSPANYILSQISPSALSSIRSAEIYTSLEQYLETLRPHGNPVIQALTYLGNFLHGNLGVSIVYEVPVTTLIANALPWTLFVIVTSVIISFFIGIRAGEIMGYKRGTKKDSTLLMTFITIRAIPIYILGTLFLFFLGYELHIFPSGGAYSVNVTPGFNFPFIESVLYHATLPILTLTLINLAGWAIHMRANTIYTLREDYVDFAETRGVMDKIIESKYVGRNSILPLYTSLIITLGFSFGGSVFLEEIFSYPGVGLLLYNSIMNNDYPVEMGILVIIVLAVVIGVFLADLTYSLLDPRVKMGD; from the coding sequence ATTATGAAAACATGGCTTATTCGACGTGTTATCATGTCGATAGTTACTATCCTAGCAACAATAATATTTACCTGGGCATTATTAGAATTTTCACCTACAAGTCCAGCTAACTATATTCTTAGCCAAATTTCTCCATCAGCCTTAAGCTCCATTAGATCAGCCGAGATATATACTAGTTTAGAGCAATATTTAGAAACTTTACGACCACATGGAAATCCAGTTATTCAAGCTTTAACTTACTTAGGTAATTTTCTTCATGGAAATTTAGGAGTTAGTATAGTTTATGAGGTACCTGTAACTACATTAATAGCAAATGCCTTACCATGGACGCTTTTCGTGATTGTAACGTCAGTCATTATAAGCTTCTTTATTGGTATTAGGGCTGGAGAAATTATGGGATATAAAAGAGGAACTAAAAAAGATTCTACTCTACTTATGACATTCATAACGATTAGGGCTATACCAATTTATATCTTAGGTACACTATTCTTATTCTTCTTAGGTTATGAACTTCATATATTTCCAAGCGGTGGTGCATATTCGGTTAATGTGACACCAGGGTTTAATTTCCCATTTATTGAAAGTGTTCTTTATCACGCAACCCTACCAATCTTAACCTTAACGTTAATCAATTTAGCTGGTTGGGCAATACATATGAGAGCTAATACAATTTATACATTAAGGGAGGACTATGTAGATTTTGCAGAAACTAGGGGTGTAATGGATAAGATAATTGAATCAAAATATGTTGGAAGGAATTCAATACTACCCCTTTACACCAGTTTAATAATCACATTAGGTTTCTCCTTTGGAGGTTCAGTCTTTTTAGAAGAAATCTTTAGTTATCCCGGCGTGGGATTACTTCTTTATAACTCAATAATGAATAACGATTACCCAGTAGAGATGGGTATTTTAGTTATAATAGTTTTAGCAGTCGTAATTGGAGTATTTTTGGCAGATCTAACATATTCCTTGCTGGATCCCAGAGTAAAAATGGGTGACTAG
- a CDS encoding PH domain-containing protein has translation MLVTKPTVTKTVVKGTILIFIFSLFLDFYKVFDFILFLVIVYSLLFLYIIWKRMHTYEFDESEIIIKTPFSKKKIMYSTIDDAFFSIGFLAKRFHCGSIYLILKGGKVEIIRDIPNPEEVFELLKKKVI, from the coding sequence ATGTTGGTTACTAAACCAACAGTTACAAAAACAGTAGTAAAAGGAACTATTCTAATTTTCATCTTCTCCTTATTTTTAGATTTTTACAAAGTATTTGATTTTATTTTATTTTTGGTAATTGTATATTCATTACTCTTCTTATACATAATCTGGAAAAGAATGCATACTTATGAGTTCGATGAGAGTGAAATAATAATAAAAACACCTTTTTCAAAGAAAAAGATTATGTACTCCACCATTGATGATGCATTCTTTTCTATAGGTTTTTTGGCTAAAAGGTTTCACTGCGGTTCAATATACTTAATATTAAAGGGGGGAAAGGTAGAAATAATTAGAGATATTCCAAACCCAGAGGAGGTTTTTGAACTACTAAAAAAGAAAGTTATATAG
- a CDS encoding ABC transporter ATP-binding protein, which yields MNELIRVVGLKKYFIVGSYGILDKILGKKPVIVKALDGIDLEIYEKETLGVVGESGSGKTTLGRILVTLDKPTAGEIYYRGKKITDKNINEIRKKISMVFQNPASSIDPKMKIFDVVAEPLRKVSSDTKRKLVKEALESVGLDFDYVAEKYPKELSGGQLQRVAIARALITEPEFIVLDEPTSALDASVQSQILNLLVKIQRERGITYMFITHNIHVARYISDRIAVLYAGKLMEIGSSEDIISSPKHPYTQSLIASVPSLKRRELQPPSGEVPSLINPPNGCRFNPRCPFVMEICKKQEPPLFEYNGRKVACWLLNQQLQKQ from the coding sequence ATGAATGAATTAATAAGAGTAGTGGGATTGAAGAAATATTTTATAGTAGGCAGTTATGGTATTTTAGATAAAATTTTAGGGAAAAAACCGGTTATAGTAAAGGCACTTGATGGTATAGACTTGGAAATTTATGAGAAAGAGACTTTAGGCGTTGTAGGGGAATCTGGTTCTGGGAAAACGACTTTAGGAAGAATTCTTGTAACGTTAGATAAACCAACAGCTGGGGAAATATATTACAGAGGTAAAAAAATAACTGACAAAAACATTAACGAGATAAGAAAGAAAATTTCAATGGTTTTCCAGAATCCTGCAAGTAGTATAGATCCCAAGATGAAAATATTTGATGTAGTTGCTGAACCTCTAAGAAAAGTAAGTTCAGATACTAAAAGGAAGTTGGTAAAGGAAGCGTTAGAGAGTGTTGGCTTAGACTTTGATTATGTAGCCGAAAAGTATCCGAAAGAATTATCTGGTGGACAATTACAAAGAGTAGCAATAGCTAGGGCATTAATAACTGAACCAGAATTTATTGTATTAGATGAGCCAACTTCCGCGTTAGATGCTTCAGTTCAGTCGCAGATATTAAATCTTCTAGTAAAAATTCAGAGAGAAAGAGGAATAACATACATGTTCATAACTCACAATATTCATGTTGCAAGATATATTTCAGATAGGATTGCGGTATTGTATGCTGGAAAATTAATGGAAATCGGTAGTTCTGAAGACATAATTTCTTCACCGAAACACCCATATACTCAAAGTTTAATTGCATCAGTACCATCATTAAAGAGAAGGGAACTACAACCACCAAGTGGAGAAGTACCATCATTAATTAATCCCCCTAATGGTTGTAGATTTAACCCAAGATGTCCGTTTGTAATGGAGATATGTAAAAAACAGGAACCACCATTATTCGAATATAACGGGAGAAAGGTAGCATGTTGGTTACTAAACCAACAGTTACAAAAACAGTAG
- a CDS encoding ABC transporter ATP-binding protein: MKVLEVKNLSVGYKSLVGKFRVLHNVTFNVESGEIIGIVGESGSGKSTLGHSIIRLLPPNAYFEGGEILFQGKDITKIPEKEMVNIRGNGIFMIFQNPLNSLNPVKSVEYQLLEAVRVKASRDGKNFDEKEAKEIILNAVKDVRLPDPEEIIKKYPHQLSGGQVQRVVIAMALILRPKILIADEPTSALDVTIQAQVVKLFKQLREEEGISILFISHDISLVYAIADRIMVMYAGRIMEDGNIEEVIKNPMHPYTQGLVSSIPTISKKEGELRVIEGSPPSFLVLPTGCKFHPRCNKVMDICKNKEPELKEINNRRVRCWLYE; this comes from the coding sequence TTGAAAGTCCTTGAAGTCAAAAATCTTTCAGTAGGGTATAAATCACTAGTTGGGAAATTTAGAGTCCTACATAATGTAACCTTTAATGTGGAGAGCGGAGAAATTATAGGAATTGTTGGAGAATCGGGTTCAGGTAAGTCTACTCTAGGTCATTCAATTATTAGATTATTACCACCAAATGCCTACTTTGAGGGCGGTGAGATTCTCTTTCAAGGAAAAGACATAACTAAAATTCCCGAGAAGGAAATGGTAAATATAAGAGGTAATGGAATTTTCATGATATTCCAGAATCCGTTAAATAGTCTAAACCCAGTAAAATCTGTTGAATATCAGCTTCTGGAAGCCGTAAGGGTTAAAGCAAGCAGAGATGGTAAAAATTTTGATGAAAAAGAAGCTAAAGAAATAATTTTAAATGCTGTAAAAGATGTTAGATTACCGGATCCAGAAGAAATAATAAAGAAGTATCCTCACCAATTATCAGGAGGACAAGTCCAAAGAGTCGTAATTGCTATGGCTCTAATTTTAAGACCAAAAATACTTATTGCCGATGAGCCTACTTCAGCATTGGACGTTACAATACAAGCTCAAGTAGTAAAACTATTTAAACAGCTTAGAGAAGAGGAGGGAATTTCTATCCTTTTTATCTCTCACGATATATCTCTTGTTTACGCTATTGCTGATAGAATAATGGTAATGTATGCTGGAAGGATAATGGAGGATGGTAATATAGAGGAAGTTATCAAAAATCCAATGCATCCCTATACTCAAGGGTTAGTAAGTAGTATTCCAACGATTTCGAAGAAAGAAGGGGAATTAAGAGTAATTGAGGGTAGCCCACCGTCATTTTTAGTTTTACCAACTGGATGTAAGTTTCATCCTAGATGCAATAAGGTAATGGATATATGTAAAAATAAAGAACCAGAATTGAAAGAGATAAATAATAGAAGAGTAAGGTGTTGGTTATATGAATGA
- a CDS encoding ABC transporter ATP-binding protein, whose product MIKLEKISVKFGGGLLSRKRAVYALRDITTDEITSSALVIGESGAGKTTLGKVILGLIKPSEGTYYYKGVNVWKNKRKMLKIIRREIQYIAQDPFASFNPNKTVGESIGYVVKKYYGRKNYKERVIELLKSVGLSEREFYKYPHQLSGGQLQRANIARALVPSPKILVADEPTSMLDASLRLSIVNLLANIIEKNDLKVIMITHDLGIAKYFYHKVKNVKGLILYKGRLVEEGDFLDILEKPLHPYTKFLKENIIDIASVNRDNQYIVSEEKLNENGCPFYPFCSFRVDICKNNFPPSKSINNRKVACYHYA is encoded by the coding sequence ATGATAAAGCTAGAAAAAATATCAGTTAAATTTGGTGGTGGATTACTTTCAAGGAAAAGAGCTGTTTACGCACTGAGAGATATAACTACTGATGAGATAACTTCATCTGCATTAGTCATAGGAGAAAGTGGTGCCGGTAAGACAACATTAGGAAAAGTAATTTTAGGTCTTATAAAACCCTCTGAAGGAACGTATTATTACAAGGGAGTTAACGTGTGGAAAAATAAGAGAAAGATGCTGAAAATTATTAGGAGAGAAATCCAATATATTGCACAAGACCCCTTTGCATCTTTTAATCCAAACAAGACTGTAGGTGAATCAATAGGTTATGTTGTAAAGAAATACTATGGAAGGAAAAACTATAAAGAAAGGGTGATAGAGTTATTAAAAAGTGTAGGATTAAGTGAAAGGGAGTTTTATAAGTACCCCCACCAATTATCCGGTGGACAATTACAGAGGGCAAATATTGCTAGGGCTTTAGTTCCTAGTCCTAAGATCTTAGTAGCTGATGAACCTACATCAATGTTAGATGCTTCATTAAGATTAAGCATTGTAAATTTGTTAGCAAATATAATAGAAAAAAATGACTTAAAAGTTATTATGATAACTCATGATTTAGGAATTGCTAAGTATTTTTATCATAAGGTGAAAAACGTTAAAGGGCTAATTCTTTATAAAGGTAGGCTAGTTGAAGAAGGAGATTTTCTAGATATATTAGAGAAACCATTACATCCTTATACGAAATTTCTAAAAGAGAATATAATTGATATTGCTAGTGTGAACAGAGATAATCAATATATAGTTAGTGAAGAAAAATTAAACGAGAATGGATGCCCATTTTATCCTTTCTGCTCATTTAGGGTAGATATTTGTAAAAATAATTTTCCTCCTAGCAAGAGTATTAATAATCGTAAAGTTGCTTGTTACCATTATGCTTAA
- a CDS encoding ABC transporter permease, whose amino-acid sequence MQSSFLKFAVRRVINGIVTLLLLILFVFILIHAAAPNPAALARIYAGNPHAPPTEIDEIIKEYNLNAPLYVQFVDYIKDIFTGNWGIDPIYKVQESSLLFHYLPISLQIVIPGDILAAIIGILSGAVAAANRGTLKDRSIKGVYLLTWASPPFLVALVLQLIIAYYLGLLPPNGTVNPLLKAPPSYTPFPILNALIAGDWPYFISAVRHAVLPAISIAIITFGLFTRITRSSMLDAMESDYTKLAFAKGLKRNYVVYRVALRNSLIPVITLIALFFGYSVAGAVIIEDIYHYLGIGYFITQAIESLDYIAVLDFTIIIGIAVIIANFIADVLYGILDPRVKLE is encoded by the coding sequence ATGCAAAGTTCATTTTTGAAATTCGCGGTCAGAAGGGTTATAAACGGGATTGTGACATTACTACTTCTTATACTTTTTGTGTTTATTCTTATTCACGCTGCTGCCCCAAATCCAGCAGCCTTAGCCAGAATATATGCTGGAAACCCTCACGCTCCTCCTACAGAAATAGATGAGATAATAAAAGAGTATAATCTTAACGCCCCACTCTACGTTCAATTTGTGGATTACATAAAGGATATTTTTACTGGGAATTGGGGCATAGATCCTATATATAAGGTTCAAGAATCTTCTCTTTTATTTCATTATTTGCCAATCAGTCTTCAAATTGTTATACCCGGTGATATTCTAGCAGCAATAATTGGAATATTAAGCGGTGCTGTTGCTGCTGCAAACAGAGGGACTTTAAAAGATAGGTCTATAAAAGGTGTTTATTTATTAACTTGGGCTTCTCCCCCATTTTTAGTTGCTCTAGTACTCCAACTAATTATAGCTTATTATTTAGGCTTATTACCACCTAACGGGACGGTTAATCCTTTATTAAAAGCTCCACCCTCATATACACCATTCCCTATCTTAAATGCATTAATAGCTGGAGACTGGCCATATTTTATATCGGCAGTAAGACACGCGGTGTTACCAGCAATTTCAATAGCTATAATCACATTCGGATTATTTACTAGGATAACAAGGTCGTCTATGCTTGATGCAATGGAATCTGATTATACGAAATTGGCCTTTGCTAAAGGATTAAAGAGAAATTATGTAGTTTACAGAGTTGCTTTGCGAAATAGCCTAATCCCAGTAATAACACTTATAGCACTGTTTTTTGGCTATTCCGTTGCTGGGGCAGTAATAATTGAGGATATTTACCACTATTTGGGAATTGGTTATTTCATAACTCAAGCAATAGAAAGCTTAGATTACATAGCCGTTTTAGATTTTACGATAATTATTGGTATTGCTGTAATAATAGCCAACTTTATAGCTGATGTACTTTACGGTATTTTAGACCCAAGGGTGAAATTAGAATGA
- a CDS encoding ABC transporter ATP-binding protein, protein MTRLLLKVQDLSVAYFIHKQEIVALKDVSFEIERGEILGIIGESGSGKTTLAKAIIRSIKPPGKITKGKILYEGEDILSVDIKRFKREYLWKKISYVPQASQNSLNGVMRIIDHFYDTAISHGITDRNTIYDKAKEAVKMVSLDERVLSSYPHELSGGMKQRVLIALSLLLDPELIILDEPTSALDVATQKSILDLVMKINKELGTTIILITHDIGVANYIAKKMLVLYAGQVMEFGNTEEIMNNPLHPYTQGLINSVPSIYKDVSKLKPISEGEIPLKGCPFHTRCSYVSEICKMEEPGLYTANTRLVRCFLYDKARKNIS, encoded by the coding sequence GTGACTAGATTGCTTCTAAAAGTACAAGATCTATCAGTAGCTTACTTTATTCACAAGCAAGAAATAGTAGCATTAAAAGATGTTTCTTTTGAAATAGAGAGGGGAGAAATATTAGGAATTATTGGAGAGAGCGGTTCTGGAAAAACAACTTTGGCTAAAGCGATTATTAGGAGCATTAAACCCCCAGGAAAGATAACCAAGGGTAAAATACTTTATGAAGGTGAAGATATTCTCTCAGTTGACATTAAGAGATTTAAAAGGGAGTATCTATGGAAGAAGATCAGTTATGTACCTCAAGCTAGTCAAAATTCTTTAAACGGTGTTATGAGAATAATCGATCATTTTTATGATACAGCAATATCTCACGGTATTACAGATAGAAACACTATATATGATAAGGCTAAAGAAGCTGTAAAAATGGTATCTTTAGATGAAAGAGTTTTATCATCTTATCCTCACGAACTGAGCGGTGGAATGAAGCAAAGAGTATTAATTGCCTTATCACTTCTTCTTGATCCTGAACTTATTATTTTAGATGAACCAACAAGCGCTTTAGATGTAGCTACGCAAAAATCAATCCTTGATTTAGTAATGAAAATAAATAAGGAACTAGGAACTACAATTATTTTAATAACTCATGATATTGGAGTGGCTAATTATATTGCTAAGAAAATGCTTGTCTTATATGCTGGGCAGGTTATGGAGTTTGGAAACACTGAAGAAATAATGAATAATCCGCTACATCCTTATACACAAGGTTTAATTAATTCAGTTCCATCAATTTATAAGGATGTTAGTAAATTAAAACCTATAAGTGAAGGAGAAATACCGCTAAAGGGTTGTCCTTTTCATACTAGGTGTAGTTATGTGTCTGAAATTTGCAAGATGGAGGAACCGGGGTTGTATACAGCTAATACTAGGTTAGTTAGGTGTTTTCTTTATGATAAAGCTAGAAAAAATATCAGTTAA
- a CDS encoding ABC transporter substrate-binding protein: MNRKLTRGVSGAVIAAIVVVIIIIAAVAAIMLTSHKTTPTTVSTTSITSTTTPTISTTTTTTTTTTTTTTTTTSITTTTTITLSPPNSSTLVDVAQTAPPDALDPATGFYVQDGPLFTAVFQELVEFNGSNYHEVVPVIAQNYTTTDYQHWIFYIRHGIYFPDGVQVNASTVWFSLYRTILMGQGPGVANYIELLFNATIYGQTGYAIPWGVNYAIQNATGLPTANNYTLTAEVLASILSHFNANNATIQKIMSYPNQAVVVLGPYEVEINTLEPYRFFIYDIASWWGAIVNPVFVDEHGGVQPNTPNSYIDEYGMNGTGPYLIVKVTPGFSTIVLEANPNYWGKYQNVPAVAQPAHIKYIVIDYGLSHNDRVEDFLTNQAQISYVSIPYLGQILGQKPYSLLPLNVSFRNFGAEPGVFYISMNMEQFPTNITDFRLAIVHAINYQQLLQIFSYNGKILAAEFLGPISPQFPGYYNPDNLTPYQYNPALAMKYLNEAGYEGDFYVVLPNGTILGNPNGQELPTLNIYALAPVTPLEQDELEIITQDLQQIGLSVSVKYVLPSVTDGWTTPSGTPDMVDLGWFPDWPDPVFQQLMPLTNVQFGGISGNLAWVNISTLQQIYQTLPFITNQTEQIQLVAKIYQILYNEAPYAWLPVPDTYYIVQPYVQGFVYNPYVGYFYNMMYYSTYTYSSQGM, from the coding sequence ATGAATAGGAAATTAACTCGTGGAGTATCAGGAGCTGTAATTGCAGCAATAGTAGTTGTAATAATAATAATAGCGGCAGTAGCTGCAATAATGCTAACAAGTCATAAAACTACTCCAACAACTGTTTCGACTACTTCAATTACTTCTACGACTACTCCAACAATTTCGACTACCACGACGACAACGACTACTACTACAACAACAACCACTACTACAACTTCAATAACCACTACTACGACAATTACGCTTTCTCCTCCAAATTCATCTACTTTGGTTGATGTAGCTCAAACTGCTCCTCCAGATGCTTTAGATCCGGCAACCGGGTTTTATGTGCAAGATGGTCCATTGTTTACAGCTGTTTTCCAAGAGCTTGTGGAGTTTAATGGTAGTAATTATCATGAGGTAGTTCCGGTAATTGCTCAGAATTATACTACAACTGATTATCAGCATTGGATATTTTACATTAGGCACGGAATTTACTTCCCAGATGGTGTTCAGGTTAATGCATCAACAGTATGGTTCTCCTTATATAGGACTATATTGATGGGTCAAGGTCCTGGAGTAGCAAACTATATTGAATTACTATTTAATGCTACAATTTATGGTCAAACTGGTTATGCTATACCATGGGGTGTTAATTACGCAATACAAAATGCTACTGGCTTACCAACTGCAAACAATTATACACTAACAGCAGAAGTATTAGCGTCAATATTATCTCACTTTAATGCAAACAATGCAACAATACAAAAAATAATGAGTTATCCAAATCAAGCAGTTGTAGTCCTAGGACCTTATGAGGTAGAAATCAATACATTAGAACCATACAGGTTCTTCATTTACGATATAGCATCATGGTGGGGTGCTATTGTTAATCCTGTGTTTGTGGATGAGCATGGTGGTGTACAGCCAAATACACCAAATTCATATATTGATGAGTATGGTATGAATGGGACTGGGCCGTATCTAATAGTTAAGGTTACTCCAGGGTTCTCTACAATAGTATTGGAGGCTAATCCTAACTATTGGGGTAAGTATCAGAATGTACCTGCTGTAGCTCAACCAGCTCATATTAAATATATTGTAATTGATTACGGATTATCACATAATGATAGAGTAGAGGACTTCTTAACAAACCAAGCCCAAATATCTTACGTTTCAATACCATACTTAGGACAAATACTAGGACAGAAGCCATATTCATTATTACCTTTAAACGTTTCATTTAGGAACTTTGGTGCTGAACCTGGTGTATTCTACATTTCAATGAACATGGAGCAATTTCCAACAAACATCACTGATTTTAGACTAGCTATAGTTCATGCAATTAACTACCAGCAGTTATTACAAATATTTAGTTATAATGGTAAGATTTTAGCAGCTGAGTTTTTAGGACCAATATCTCCACAATTCCCAGGTTATTATAATCCGGATAACTTGACACCGTACCAGTATAACCCAGCATTAGCTATGAAATATCTAAATGAGGCTGGTTATGAAGGAGACTTCTACGTAGTTTTACCAAACGGTACAATATTAGGTAATCCTAACGGTCAAGAATTACCTACATTAAACATATATGCATTAGCCCCCGTAACACCATTAGAGCAAGATGAACTTGAAATAATAACTCAAGATTTACAACAAATAGGTCTTAGTGTTTCAGTGAAATATGTCTTACCATCAGTAACAGATGGATGGACAACGCCATCTGGTACTCCAGATATGGTAGATCTAGGATGGTTCCCAGATTGGCCAGATCCCGTATTCCAACAATTAATGCCATTAACTAATGTACAATTTGGTGGTATCTCTGGAAATCTAGCATGGGTAAATATATCAACTCTACAACAGATTTATCAGACACTACCATTTATTACTAACCAGACGGAACAAATACAGCTAGTGGCTAAAATATATCAAATACTCTACAATGAAGCACCCTATGCATGGCTACCAGTCCCAGATACATACTATATAGTACAACCGTACGTACAAGGATTTGTATACAACCCATATGTAGGCTACTTCTACAACATGATGTACTACTCCACGTATACCTATTCAAGTCAAGGCATGTAA